A genomic segment from Anabas testudineus chromosome 6, fAnaTes1.2, whole genome shotgun sequence encodes:
- the rxylt1 gene encoding ribitol-5-phosphate xylosyltransferase 1: MKMKIPKRKLFLLIIFLYVAFSLYAAYNVFFSSKVISRVHRVVKKETGAPLGGVRDGGAVAPFVADEWNPWEDEQVEYNSALNKKREAFKQHLDRIDKNKSKRYKVQIWGKAAIGLYLWEHILEGPLNPTDKVAQWREGELQSGKIDFSFYTGPAVVQGHVPLDMNSLVVVLNGREQQKVSYSTRWLEHVQALVHSHTVSHVAVVLLGNEQCNNGWIGPYLKRNGGFVDLLFLVYDSPWVNDKDVFQWPLGVATYRQFPMIRPNAQLITSNRPYLCNFLGTVYKNSSRETLMQVLKQSGLEKECITTAREKWLPQETADSLTRYQTALAQSELTLCPVGINTECYRIYEACSYGSVPVVEDVMTTGTCAAGPSSPLRLLKAAGAPFIFISDWKELPAILERERGISQEQRVDRRRRLLEWYASFRQQMKERFTEVIEETFFKGG; the protein is encoded by the exons atgaaaatgaaaataccaAAAAGAAAGCTATTccttcttattatttttttatacgTGGCATTTTCACTTTATGCCGCGTATAATGTCTTCTTTAGCTCTAAAGTAATCTCCCGCGTTCACAGGGTAgtgaagaaagagacaggagcACCCTTGG gaGGTGTCAGAGATGGCGGTGCTGTTGCTCCGTTTGTAGCAGACGAGTGGAATCCGTGGGAGGACGAGCAGGTGGAGTACAACTCAGCTctgaacaaaaagagagaggcCTTCAAACAGCATCTAGACCGAATCGACAAGAACAAATCCAAAAGATACAAGGTGCAAATCTGGGGGAAAGCTGCCATAG GGCTTTATCTTTGGGAACATATTTTAGAAGGACCCCTCAACCCCACTGACAAGGTAGCACAATGGAGAGAGGGGGAGCTGCAGTCAGGAAAGATTGATTTCAG TTTCTACACAGGCCCTGCTGTGGTCCAAGGTCATGTCCCTCTGGATATGAACAGCCTGGTAGTGGTTCTGAATGGACGGGAGCAGCAGAAGGTCTCTTACTCTACACGGTGGCTGGAGCATGTCCAGGCTCTTGTACACTCCCACACTGTGTCACATGTAGCTGTGGTCTTGCTGGGCAATGAGCAGTGCAACAACGGCTGGATTGGCCCATATTTAAAGAGAAATGGTGGTTTTGTGGATCTGCTGTTTCTAGTGTATGACAGCCCCTGGGTCAATGACAAGGATGTCTTCCAATGGCCTCTGGGTGTTGCAAC ATACAGGCAGTTTCCCATGATCAGGCCGAATGCCCAGCTTATTACCTCCAACAGGCCATACCTCTGTAATTTTCTAGGTACTGTTTACAAAAATTCATCTAGAGAAACACTCATGCAGGTGCTGAAACAATCTGGCCTCGAAAAGGAATGTATCACCACTGCCAGGGAGAA GTGGCTCCCTCAGGAGACAGCAGACAGTCTGACACGCTATCAGACAGCTCTGGCCCAGAGTGAGCTCACTCTCTGCCCAGTTGGAATCAACACAGAGTGCTACCGTATCTATGAGGCCTGCTCTTATGGCTCAGTGCCCGTGGTAGAAGATGTAATGACAACTGGCACATGTGCGGCAGGGCCCAGCTCCCCGCTACGTCTTCTAAAAGCTGCAGGAGCGCCCTTCATCTTCATCAGTGACTGGAAGGAACTGCCGGCCATCTTGGAGAGGGAGCGAGGAATAAGCCAGGAGCAGAGGgtggacaggaggaggagactGTTGGAGTGGTATGCAAGCTTCCGTCAGCAGATGAAGGAGAGGTTCACTGAGGTCATCGAGGAGACTTTCTTCAAAGGTGGCTGA
- the LOC113166360 gene encoding LOW QUALITY PROTEIN: cytochrome b-c1 complex subunit Rieske, mitochondrial-like (The sequence of the model RefSeq protein was modified relative to this genomic sequence to represent the inferred CDS: deleted 1 base in 1 codon), with translation MMSIAARCGALSPYLQASKHTVQGLALPGAKELVPAAAAPAGIRHSHTDIKIPDFTDYRRPDVVNPSKSSQESSDSRRAFSYLVTGATAVVSVYAAKTAVTQFVSSMSASADVLALSKIEIKLSDIPEGKNMTFKWRGKPLFVRHRTEKEITTEAAVNIAELRDPEHDKDRVINPKWVIVLGVCTHLGCVPIANAGDFGGYYCPCHGSHYDASGRIRKGPAPLNLEVPYYEFPDDETVIVG, from the exons ATGATGTCCATTGCCGCTCGATGCGGGGCTCTTTCT CCGTACTTGCAGGCATCAAAACACACGGTTCAAGGCCTGGCGCTCCCCGGAGCTAAAGAGTTggtgcctgctgctgctg ctccTGCAGGAATCCGCCATTCTCACACAGACATCAAGATTCCCGATTTCACAGATTACCGTCGCCCTGATGTTGTCAACCCCAGCAAGTCTTCCCAGGAGAGCAGTGACTCAAGAAGGGCTTTCTCCTACCTTGTCACTGGAGCGACCGCTGTGGTGAGCGTCTACGCAGCTAAGACGGCGGTCACCCAGTTTGTCTCTTCCATGAGCGCTTCAGCTGATGTCCTGGCCTTGTCCAAGATTGAGATCAAGCTCAGTGACATCCCTGAAGGCAAAAACATGACCTTCAAATGGAGAGGAAAGCCCCTGTTTGTCCGTCACCGCACAGAGAAGGAAATCACTACCGAGGCGGCTGTGAATATCGCTGAGCTGCGTGACCCAGAGCATGACAAGGATAGAGTGATCAACCCCAAGTGGGTTATCGTTCTTGGTGTGTGCACTCATCTGGGCTGTGTGCCCATCGCCAACGCAGGAGATTTCGGAGGGTACTACTGTCCCTGCCATGGCTCCCACTATGATGCTTCAGGAAGAATAAGAAAGGGACCTGCTCCCTTGAATCTCGAGGTTCCTTACTATGAATTCCCTGATGATGAAACAGTCATTGTTGGATAA
- the zgc:112052 gene encoding protein C19orf12 homolog, whose protein sequence is MCHRIDDVMKLCCELSANQQIQTTVKGSGKGAAAAGGLAFAGGLIGGPLGIAVGGAVGGLLGCWLTSGQFKPLPQIIMELSPQQQQKLYDDLMVILGDIQWTDVVQLTTLVMSSASLKQQLTAALIGYVTKELQAEVHYVD, encoded by the exons ATGTGTCATCGAATCGATGATGTTATGAAGCTGTGTTGTGAGTTATCTGCCAATCAGCAAATCCAGACAACAGTGAAGGGCTCAGGGAAGGGGGCAGCAGCGGCCGGGGGACTGGCCTTTGCTGGAGGGTTGATCGGGGGCCCTCTTGGTATTGCAGTGG GCGGTGCTGTCGGAGGCCTCTTGGGATGCTGGCTGACCAGTGGGCAGTTCAAACCGCTGCCTCAGATCATCATGGAGCTctctcctcagcagcagcagaagctgtATGATGATCTCATGGTGATCCTTGGAGACATTCAGTGGACAGATGTCGTCCAGTTAACTACTCTGGTGATGAGCAGCGCGAGTCTGAAGCAGCAGCTCACAGCTGCTCTTATTGGGTATGTCACCAAGGAGTTACAGGCAGAGGTGCATTACGTGGATTAG
- the uri1 gene encoding unconventional prefoldin RPB5 interactor 1, whose amino-acid sequence MTMTEEGKPDIEQLGGLVRLREEHKKVVKDCESRIQHWKKVSGDYEALNDRLQTLPDQLSYDIMVPFGSLAFMPGKLVHTNEVTVLLGDNWFAKCSAKQAQKIVDHRMKHVKRELDDLSKTMKNFETRVEFTKDLETASAFNDDYVDIREEVGNNGSAVTKGRQRIAHKPNSKPKMDVVFDLKGEDEEDNKGEGIDGGSRKGIMTEEELWARLDELEKLEELQDEQDRLSDNADMNGEDTSSSSSEEEKETAPPVNGLSLKSNWTSVPQSKEPPNGERKAEEDNEEEDGNSLPTIFFSHTVEPKKVRINTGKNTTLKFSERKEQKEHSKRKKKNGHSNGHGHHELHKITTPADIYRLFVDVRNGEPIPRKSILKSRSRENSVCSDTSESSAADFEERRMIGRSFSHDEGTHSDNSDGITEEDSPTAVPLHPTSRFEAFSGTVIEKDPMPSAVPHLTIIPPALPTILERKQEEVAPDISPPQQAPKRVSKFKAARLLQK is encoded by the exons ATGACAATGACCGAGGAAGGTAAACCCGATATAGAGCAACTCGGCGGACTTGTCAGGCTGAGAGAGGAACACAAGAAG GTGGTGAAAGACTGTGAAAGTCGGATTCAGCACTG GAAAAAGGTGTCAGGTGACTATGAAGCCCTGAATGACCGCCTTCAAACTCTTCCTGATCAACTGTCTTATGACATCATG GTGCCGTTCGGCTCTCTGGCCTTCATGCCTGGGAAGCTGGTGCACACCAACGAGGTCACGGTGTTGCTCGGTGACAACTGGTTCGCCAAGTGCTCTGCCAAGCAGGCCCAGAAAATTGTCGACCACAGGATGAAAC ATGTAAAGCGTGAACTTGATGATCTATCGAAAACGATGAAAAACTTTGAAACCAGAGTTGAGTTTACGAAGGATTTGGAAACCGCATCAGCT TTTAATGATGACTATGTTGACATCAGAGAAGAAGTCGGAAACAATGGCTCTGCTGTCACAAAAG GAAGGCAAAGAATAGCTCACAAACCGAACTCTAAGCCCAAGATGGATGTGGTGTTTGATCTAAAAggggaagatgaagaggacaaTAAGGGGGAAGGAATAGACGGAGGGAGCAGAAAAGGCATCATGACTGAGGAGGAGCTGTGGGCTAGGCTGGATGAACTGGAGAAACTGGAGGAGCTGCAAGACGAGCAGGACAG GTTATCTGATAATGCCGACATGAACGGGGAGGACacatcatcctcttcctcagaagaggagaaggagactGCGCCTCCTGTAAATGGACTGAGTTTGAAGTCAAACTGGACCTCTGTTCCTCAAAGCAAAGAACCACCCAATGGAGAgaggaaagcagaggaagaTAACGAGGAAGAGGATGGCAACTCTTTGCCTACCATCTTCTTCTCTCACACAGTCGAACCTAAGAAG GTGAGAAtcaacacaggaaaaaacaccACGTTGAAGTTCagtgaaagaaaagagcagaaggaacattcaaagaggaaaaagaagaacgGCCACAGTAACGGACACGGCCATCACGAACTTCACAAGATCACGACACCAGCAGACATTTACAG gtTGTTTGTGGACGTGAGGAATGGAGAACCCATCCCCAGAAAGTCCATCCTGAAGTCACGGAGCAGAGAGAACAGCGTGTGCAGCGACACGAGCGAGAGCAGCGCAGCGGACTTCGAAGAGCGCCGCATGATTGGCCGCAGCTTTAGCCACGACGAGGGGACGCACAGTGACAACAGCGACGGCATCACAGAGGAGGACAGCCCCACAGCAGTCCCGCTGCACCCCACCAGCCGATTTGAG GCCTTTTCAGGTACAGTAATAGAAAAGGACCCGATGCCCTCAGCTGTCCCCCATCTGACCATTATTCCGCCAGCTCTGCCCACCATACTGGAAAGGAAACAGGAGGAGGTCGCTCCGGACATCTCGCCCCCCCAGCAGGCCCCGAAAAGGGTGTCGAAGTTCAAAGCTGCCAGGCTGCTGCAGAAGTGA